A stretch of the Cumulibacter soli genome encodes the following:
- a CDS encoding sodium:proton exchanger, protein MLLCLLIAAPAVFIRITGAHIAPVAALFVFGASVVAAAFLLAWAAEAAQKDISGALAIALLALIAVLPEYAVDLYYAFRAGSEPEYTHFAAANMTGSNRLLLGFGWPLVVIVAYLVARRRRQQTQQQSGALKLSTRSRVDIGFLAILAVIAFLIPLLGSIPLWFGIALIAVFAFYLWRAGHTHSDEPDEFVGMPAVIAAMDAGRRRVTVIMLFVVSAAVIVSSAEPFAEALVESGSALGIDSYFLVQWLAPLASEAPEFIIAVMFALRGMGAAAIGTLIASKVNQWSLLVGSLPVAYWFGGGTANLPMDDRQVEEFVLTATQTLLGVAIIIALRFGWLSALGLAFLFGLQFLITDTSGRYLLSLAQGVLAIGYLIVHRRHILPTLAAPFRRPRGQAPSEPEPVQAGRQ, encoded by the coding sequence GTGCTGTTGTGTCTGCTGATCGCGGCGCCCGCAGTATTCATCCGCATCACCGGCGCCCATATCGCCCCGGTTGCTGCGCTGTTCGTCTTCGGCGCATCCGTGGTCGCGGCGGCTTTTCTGCTCGCCTGGGCCGCAGAGGCGGCGCAGAAGGATATCTCGGGCGCGTTGGCGATTGCGCTACTCGCGCTGATCGCCGTACTTCCTGAGTATGCCGTCGATCTCTATTACGCTTTCCGTGCCGGTTCGGAGCCGGAATACACCCATTTCGCCGCGGCGAATATGACCGGTTCGAACCGGCTATTGCTCGGGTTCGGCTGGCCGCTGGTGGTCATCGTGGCGTATCTCGTCGCGCGTCGCCGGCGGCAACAAACTCAGCAGCAGTCGGGGGCGCTGAAATTATCAACGCGCAGCAGGGTCGATATCGGCTTCCTGGCGATCCTCGCCGTCATCGCCTTCCTCATCCCCCTGCTGGGCAGTATCCCGTTGTGGTTCGGCATCGCGCTGATCGCTGTGTTCGCGTTCTACCTGTGGCGTGCCGGCCACACCCACAGCGACGAACCCGACGAGTTCGTCGGAATGCCGGCGGTAATCGCGGCAATGGATGCTGGCCGACGACGCGTCACCGTCATCATGCTGTTCGTCGTGTCCGCGGCGGTCATTGTGTCCTCGGCGGAGCCATTCGCCGAAGCACTGGTGGAATCGGGCTCCGCCCTCGGTATCGACAGTTACTTCCTCGTGCAGTGGCTGGCCCCGCTCGCCTCCGAGGCGCCGGAGTTCATCATCGCAGTGATGTTCGCTCTGCGCGGTATGGGCGCGGCCGCTATCGGCACGCTGATTGCCTCGAAAGTCAATCAGTGGAGTTTGCTCGTCGGCTCGCTGCCGGTGGCATACTGGTTCGGCGGCGGCACCGCGAACCTTCCAATGGACGACCGGCAGGTCGAGGAGTTCGTGTTGACCGCCACCCAGACCCTCCTCGGCGTCGCGATCATCATCGCGCTGCGGTTCGGTTGGCTCTCGGCGCTGGGCTTGGCGTTCCTATTCGGACTGCAATTTCTCATCACCGACACGAGCGGGAGATACCTGCTCAGCCTCGCGCAGGGAGTTCTCGCGATCGGCTACCTCATCGTCCACCGCCGCCATATCCTGCCCACCCTCGCGGCCCCCTTTCGGCGACCTCGCGGGCAGGCACCTAGCGAGCCCGAACCGGTTCAGGCGGGACGCCAGTAA